A genome region from Bradyrhizobium sp. WSM1417 includes the following:
- a CDS encoding MmgE/PrpD family protein: MAHETATLAAYVANLKFQDIPAEVLDRAKVLTLDFLGSAIRARSEAESTPSILKMLEALALDTRGESTVFGDSKTWTPAVAALLNGALGHSLDFDDTHADSSLHPSAPVVPAAFAIGEMVGASGRDVLTAIVAGYEVCCRLGNALDPTSHYARGFHPTATAGTYGAAAAAGKLFGLSEQQLIAAFGVAGSQAAGSLQFLVNGAWNKRYQVGAAAMNGVIAATLARNDFVGATESVEGKHGLLAGYTDDAHPDKAVAELGKTYETMKIGVKPYPSCRYTHAAIDALIAMRREHNLTPDQVKRVEIGLHRNGITLTGDAATKRHPTSIVGGQFSMFFTGALALDQGSFGWDDYTRLGDTAIDALADKFDVVQDDRLEIGRTHPFGARVSITTDDGVHERLYADPSGEPTSFPDAQAMQQKFLTLARPVLNARAEKFADAIMTLERFDRVAKATELGR; the protein is encoded by the coding sequence ATGGCTCACGAAACCGCAACGCTCGCCGCCTATGTCGCCAACCTGAAATTCCAGGATATTCCGGCGGAGGTGCTGGATCGCGCCAAAGTGCTGACGCTGGACTTCCTCGGCAGCGCCATCCGGGCCCGCAGCGAAGCGGAATCGACCCCCTCGATCCTGAAGATGCTGGAGGCGCTCGCGCTCGACACCAGGGGCGAATCCACCGTGTTCGGTGACAGCAAGACCTGGACGCCGGCGGTCGCGGCGCTGCTCAACGGCGCCCTCGGCCATTCGCTCGACTTCGACGACACGCATGCGGACTCCTCGCTGCATCCGAGCGCGCCGGTGGTCCCGGCCGCCTTCGCCATCGGCGAGATGGTCGGCGCTTCGGGCCGCGACGTGCTGACCGCGATCGTTGCGGGCTATGAGGTCTGCTGCCGGCTCGGCAACGCGCTCGACCCGACCTCGCATTATGCCCGCGGCTTTCACCCCACCGCCACCGCCGGCACCTACGGCGCAGCCGCGGCCGCCGGCAAGCTGTTCGGCCTCTCCGAGCAACAGCTCATCGCCGCCTTCGGCGTCGCCGGCAGCCAGGCCGCGGGCTCGCTGCAATTCCTGGTCAATGGCGCCTGGAACAAGCGTTACCAGGTCGGCGCCGCCGCGATGAACGGCGTGATCGCCGCGACGCTGGCGCGCAACGACTTCGTCGGCGCCACGGAATCGGTCGAGGGTAAGCACGGCCTGCTCGCCGGCTACACCGACGATGCGCATCCGGACAAAGCGGTCGCCGAGCTCGGCAAGACCTACGAGACCATGAAGATCGGCGTCAAACCGTATCCGAGCTGCCGCTATACCCACGCCGCAATCGACGCACTGATCGCGATGCGGCGCGAGCACAATCTGACGCCCGACCAGGTCAAGCGTGTCGAAATCGGCCTGCATCGCAACGGCATCACGCTCACCGGCGACGCCGCGACCAAGCGCCACCCGACCTCGATCGTCGGCGGCCAGTTCTCGATGTTCTTCACCGGCGCGCTCGCGCTCGACCAGGGCTCATTTGGCTGGGACGACTACACCCGCCTCGGGGACACAGCCATCGACGCGCTCGCCGACAAGTTCGACGTGGTGCAGGACGACCGCCTCGAAATCGGCCGCACCCATCCGTTCGGCGCGCGCGTGAGTATCACGACGGACGACGGCGTGCATGAGCGGCTCTATGCCGATCCCTCGGGAGAGCCGACCTCGTTCCCGGATGCACAAGCGATGCAGCAGAAGTTCTTGACGTTGGCCCGCCCGGTGCTGAACGCGCGCGCGGAGAAATTCGCGGACGCGATCATGACGCTGGAGCGGTTCGACCGCGTGGCGAAGGCGACGGAGCTGGGAAGGTAG
- a CDS encoding serine hydrolase, producing the protein MTRRRQIVLLTTTVAFAGLALGAVRAHDVPKVATGFIADLLCAETFVSGLDVRRNLIETIDAMPGAGLLTWAMDYQVDRARKDVTVTLFGIGRSHAVYREGLGCTLEHGTDIAEVRLPPDDRQPALLPEIAGPALVSPQSPELSAALDRAFAEPTSAPYRRTRAIVVMKSGRIIAERYADGIGPETPLLGFSMTKSVISALIGILVRQGRLKLEGPASVAAWTNPDDPRHAITVDQLLRHTAGLALGSSLQASLGSAFEPVNRMKFVEADMAAYAASMPLATAPGTVWNYHDGNTIMLAHLIRNAAGGNPADALAFARRELFAPLGMRHVTLQLDGAGTIKGSSEMLASARDWARFGQLYLNDGVAGGRRILPEGWVNYSVSATPNAWVGIGAGFWTNQGDSFGATFRVKHGWPRDAFFAKGTIGQYTIVIPSERLVIVRLGRSPNAPPEADGVFDLVRDVVAATRLASSPSPRLRGEGWGEGEPPQGR; encoded by the coding sequence GTGACCCGCCGCCGCCAGATCGTCCTTCTCACCACCACGGTCGCCTTTGCCGGCCTCGCGCTCGGCGCGGTTCGCGCCCATGACGTGCCCAAGGTCGCCACCGGCTTCATCGCCGATTTGCTCTGCGCGGAGACGTTTGTCTCGGGCCTCGATGTCAGGCGTAATTTGATCGAGACCATTGATGCGATGCCGGGCGCCGGTCTGCTGACCTGGGCGATGGACTATCAGGTCGATCGCGCGCGCAAGGACGTCACGGTGACGCTGTTCGGCATCGGCCGCAGCCATGCCGTCTATCGCGAGGGCCTCGGCTGCACGCTCGAGCACGGCACTGATATCGCCGAGGTCAGGCTCCCGCCTGACGACAGGCAACCGGCGTTGCTGCCCGAGATTGCCGGCCCCGCGCTCGTGTCGCCACAGAGCCCGGAGCTGTCAGCCGCGCTTGATCGCGCCTTCGCCGAGCCGACATCGGCGCCATACCGCCGCACCCGCGCGATCGTCGTCATGAAGTCGGGCCGCATCATCGCGGAGCGCTACGCCGACGGCATCGGACCGGAGACGCCGCTGCTCGGCTTCTCCATGACGAAGTCCGTGATCTCGGCTCTCATCGGGATTCTCGTGCGTCAGGGCCGACTGAAACTCGAGGGGCCCGCATCGGTCGCCGCCTGGACAAATCCGGACGATCCCCGTCACGCCATCACCGTCGATCAATTGCTGCGCCACACCGCGGGCCTGGCGCTCGGCAGCTCGCTTCAGGCCTCGCTCGGCTCCGCGTTCGAGCCGGTCAATCGCATGAAATTCGTGGAGGCCGACATGGCCGCCTATGCCGCGAGCATGCCGCTTGCGACCGCGCCGGGCACCGTGTGGAATTATCACGATGGCAACACCATCATGCTGGCGCATCTGATCCGCAACGCTGCCGGCGGCAATCCTGCGGATGCGCTTGCCTTCGCACGCCGCGAATTGTTCGCGCCGCTCGGCATGCGCCACGTCACGCTCCAGCTCGACGGCGCCGGCACGATCAAGGGGTCGAGCGAGATGCTCGCATCCGCGCGCGACTGGGCGCGCTTCGGTCAGCTCTATCTCAATGACGGCGTCGCCGGCGGCAGGCGCATCCTGCCCGAGGGCTGGGTGAATTACTCGGTGTCGGCGACGCCCAATGCATGGGTCGGCATCGGCGCCGGCTTCTGGACCAACCAGGGCGACAGCTTTGGCGCGACCTTCCGCGTCAAGCACGGCTGGCCGCGCGATGCCTTCTTCGCCAAGGGTACGATCGGGCAATACACGATCGTGATTCCGTCGGAGCGTCTGGTGATCGTGCGGTTAGGCCGTTCGCCGAACGCACCGCCGGAAGCGGATGGCGTGTTCGATCTGGTGCGCGACGTGGTCGCGGCAACGCGCCTGGCCTCTTCTCCCTCGCCCCGCTTGCGGGGAGAGGGTTGGGGTGAGGGGGAGCCTCCGCAAGGGAGGTGA
- a CDS encoding helix-turn-helix domain-containing protein: MTSAALELAFRAASVALLSVLAASLVSDFRNVLAARLGAAFALGSAAHAASYSVGISSLVPAWHAPLIALSTGNIVVFWLFTRALFDDEFRLRRWHGLTWGVVTAFSFVSCLWIAPGGHVRFAVTAVNLIVLGFIALAIMQTIGSWSADLVERRRRVRVFIICAAALYGGLNALLQILVVGNEVGDVANTVNTGVLASIVAAIAYAMMRVDGADLFPAAAEPAPAIAASQPVGEDAADQKLIDALMRLMADERIYRQENISIGVLAGRLKTPEYRLRRLINQGLGYRNFNVFLNNHRIEEAKAALADPAQAEVPVITIAMDSGFQSLGPFNRAFKAVTGVTPTEYRRLKVNAV, translated from the coding sequence ATGACGTCAGCCGCCCTTGAACTCGCATTCCGCGCCGCTTCTGTGGCGTTGCTATCAGTGCTGGCGGCATCGCTTGTCAGCGATTTCCGCAATGTGCTGGCAGCCCGGCTCGGCGCGGCCTTTGCGCTCGGCTCGGCCGCTCATGCCGCGAGCTATTCCGTCGGAATATCGTCGCTGGTCCCGGCATGGCATGCGCCGCTGATCGCGCTCTCGACTGGCAATATCGTGGTGTTCTGGCTGTTCACGCGCGCGCTGTTCGACGACGAGTTTCGCCTGCGCCGGTGGCACGGATTGACCTGGGGGGTGGTGACAGCCTTCAGCTTCGTCAGCTGTCTCTGGATCGCACCCGGCGGACATGTCCGGTTCGCCGTCACCGCGGTGAACCTGATCGTGCTCGGCTTCATTGCGCTCGCGATCATGCAGACGATCGGCTCATGGTCGGCCGATCTGGTCGAGCGCCGCCGCCGCGTTCGTGTCTTCATCATCTGTGCGGCCGCGCTCTATGGCGGATTGAACGCGCTGCTCCAGATCCTTGTCGTCGGCAACGAGGTCGGCGATGTCGCCAACACCGTCAATACAGGCGTGCTCGCCAGCATCGTCGCGGCCATCGCCTATGCGATGATGCGCGTCGATGGCGCCGACCTGTTTCCGGCCGCCGCGGAGCCTGCGCCGGCGATCGCGGCGAGCCAGCCTGTGGGCGAGGACGCCGCCGACCAAAAGCTCATCGACGCCCTGATGCGGCTGATGGCGGACGAACGGATCTACCGCCAGGAGAACATCAGCATCGGCGTGCTGGCGGGCCGGCTGAAAACTCCCGAATACCGGCTGCGCCGGCTGATCAACCAGGGGCTCGGCTACCGCAATTTTAATGTGTTCCTGAACAACCACCGGATCGAGGAGGCCAAGGCCGCGCTGGCCGATCCCGCCCAGGCCGAGGTCCCCGTCATCACCATCGCGATGGATTCCGGCTTCCAGTCGCTCGGCCCGTTCAACCGCGCCTTCAAGGCCGTGACCGGCGTGACGCCGACGGAATACCGGCGGCTCAAGGTGAATGCCGTCTGA
- a CDS encoding pirin family protein, with protein sequence MSWQPSNDPVLGDPMSCDALDLVIVPRTRDLGDGFAVRRALPHGKRQMVGPFIFFDHFGPVQFVSGKGMDVRPHPHIGLATVTYLFDGAIMHRDSEGNIQEIQPGAMNLMTAGRGIAHSERTPDVQRASGQKMLGLQSWIALPAGSEEIAPSFQHYGAGDLPMVTERDFTAKVIAGSAFGVTSPVSMVSPWFYTEVTAVAGATVPLDPDHEERAIYVVDGEVEIANERYEGPRLLIFRPGDRITVKALKATRMMFLGGDALEGPRHIWWNFVSSSKERIEQAKQDWKTGRFAAVPQEHEFIPLPE encoded by the coding sequence ATGAGCTGGCAACCCTCGAACGATCCCGTGCTCGGCGATCCCATGTCCTGCGATGCGCTCGATCTCGTCATCGTGCCGCGCACGCGCGATCTCGGCGACGGCTTCGCGGTACGCCGCGCGTTGCCGCACGGCAAGCGGCAGATGGTCGGACCCTTCATCTTCTTCGACCATTTCGGGCCAGTGCAATTCGTCTCAGGCAAGGGCATGGACGTGCGGCCGCATCCACATATCGGGCTTGCTACCGTCACCTATCTGTTTGACGGCGCGATCATGCATCGCGACAGCGAGGGCAACATCCAGGAGATCCAGCCCGGCGCGATGAATTTGATGACAGCCGGCCGCGGCATCGCGCATTCCGAGCGCACGCCGGACGTACAACGCGCCTCGGGGCAGAAGATGCTGGGCCTGCAAAGCTGGATTGCGCTGCCGGCGGGATCGGAAGAGATCGCCCCGTCATTCCAGCACTACGGCGCGGGTGACCTGCCGATGGTCACCGAGCGCGACTTCACCGCGAAAGTGATCGCGGGCTCGGCCTTCGGCGTCACCTCGCCTGTTTCGATGGTGTCGCCCTGGTTCTACACCGAGGTCACGGCGGTGGCAGGCGCGACCGTGCCGCTCGATCCCGATCATGAGGAGCGCGCCATCTACGTCGTCGACGGCGAGGTCGAGATCGCGAACGAGCGCTACGAAGGGCCGCGACTGCTGATCTTCCGCCCGGGCGACCGCATCACGGTGAAGGCGCTCAAGGCCACGCGGATGATGTTTCTGGGCGGCGACGCCCTGGAAGGCCCGCGCCACATCTGGTGGAATTTCGTCTCCTCCAGCAAGGAGCGGATCGAGCAGGCCAAGCAGGACTGGAAAACCGGCCGCTTCGCCGCAGTTCCGCAGGAACATGAGTTCATTCCGCTGCCGGAATAG
- a CDS encoding phosphoribosylaminoimidazolesuccinocarboxamide synthase — translation MTAMLSSDLPLPKIGRGKVRDIYAVDDDRLLLVTTDRISAFDVVMGETIPMKGAVLTQISAFWFNELEGVVPHHMISADTDEIIAAVPALKPHRAEILGRAMLCRRTTVFPIECVIRGYLSGSAWKEYAASGTLAGEKLKAGLVESEKLEPSIFSPATKAETGHDENITIAKMRKVVGDETAYTLESMTRAIYTLGEELAREQGIIIADTKFEFGRDNDGRIILIDEVMTPDSSRFWAVDAYKPGQPQASFDKQPLRDYLDVERRAGRWNGDAPPPPLPASVVDATSKRYLEAYRRVTGQDLKI, via the coding sequence ATGACCGCCATGCTCTCCAGCGACCTGCCCCTGCCCAAGATCGGGCGCGGCAAGGTGCGCGATATCTACGCCGTCGACGACGACCGCCTGCTGCTCGTCACCACCGACCGCATCAGCGCCTTCGACGTCGTAATGGGCGAGACCATTCCGATGAAGGGCGCGGTGCTGACGCAAATCAGCGCGTTCTGGTTCAACGAGCTCGAAGGCGTGGTGCCGCATCACATGATCAGCGCCGACACCGACGAGATCATTGCCGCCGTGCCGGCCTTGAAGCCGCATCGCGCCGAAATTCTCGGCCGCGCCATGCTGTGCCGCCGCACCACGGTGTTTCCGATCGAATGCGTGATCCGCGGTTATCTCTCGGGCTCGGCCTGGAAGGAATATGCAGCCAGCGGCACGCTGGCCGGCGAGAAGCTGAAAGCAGGTCTGGTCGAGAGCGAGAAGCTGGAGCCTTCGATCTTCAGCCCGGCCACCAAGGCCGAGACCGGCCATGACGAGAACATCACGATCGCGAAGATGCGCAAGGTCGTCGGCGACGAGACGGCCTACACGCTCGAGAGCATGACGCGCGCGATCTACACGCTCGGCGAGGAGCTCGCCCGCGAGCAGGGCATCATCATCGCCGACACCAAGTTCGAATTTGGCCGCGACAACGACGGCCGCATCATCCTGATCGACGAAGTCATGACGCCGGATAGTTCGCGGTTCTGGGCCGTCGACGCCTACAAGCCCGGCCAGCCGCAGGCGAGCTTCGACAAGCAGCCCTTGCGTGACTATCTCGACGTCGAACGCCGCGCCGGTCGCTGGAACGGCGACGCCCCGCCGCCGCCTTTGCCGGCAAGCGTGGTGGACGCGACCAGCAAGCGGTATCTGGAAGCATATCGCCGCGTGACGGGGCAGGATTTGAAGATCTAG
- a CDS encoding SLC26A/SulP transporter family protein, producing MTDPAIGFTPSAGLTPALKRALTDILGGSAASVLTVTFGLSYSLLIFAGPLSPYLSYGITATFVSSAVLAAVVGLGSSLPFAIAAPDSSTAAVTGILAASVVERIETAHLSAPLLSPVLITLGLSTMLTGLVLCGLGLTRLGRAIRYVPYPVVGGFLGATGLLIVMGAVRVITDHPLQLATLSHFANRTILLELGAACAMALVLYLTWHRSRSPFGLPIILVGGVLTAHLAFWITGVSSDEARTLGWTFQSPPQAVFVLPWHTDDLARYPWFAIPDLLGNVVAVIFVTASSTLFNTTGIEVATHREANLECELNVTGAANILTGMLGGYPGCSSTSRSMLNFSSGGRGRLSGLTAAALSLLVLAVAPELLGFIPKFVLGGLLLYLGADQLHKWIIESRKRLSKLEYLSLIAIIAIIVAWGFVPGILIGVIIGCATFAFSAARVESIKYSFDGSEYRSSLDRSRDDQDVLLAHGGKIQGLNLQSYLFFGSANRLYQHVKQLLQERPECRYLLFDFKLVTGVDSSAAYSFAQIKRSAGDLGVELILVHLSATAEKVLRSSDFVGEGVTIIPELDRALEWCENELIAQHQELAQEEASLRDWFTRMLGSEDGADELIRRCQRIEVEAGEVIVQAGDPADSMHFILEGRVGIMIPADDDRSTRVRSLGRYTTIGEMGLVSQTPRSATIQAEVESVLYVLNTHQFEAIKTEDPALSHKLLTYFISVMAERLTFANRTIAVLRR from the coding sequence GTGACAGATCCAGCAATTGGCTTCACTCCGTCGGCCGGGCTCACTCCGGCCCTCAAGCGTGCGCTGACTGATATATTGGGCGGGAGCGCCGCCAGCGTCCTGACCGTCACATTCGGACTGTCCTACTCGCTGCTGATCTTCGCGGGGCCGTTGTCGCCCTATCTGTCCTACGGCATCACGGCCACTTTCGTCAGCTCCGCGGTGCTTGCGGCCGTCGTCGGGCTCGGCAGCTCCCTGCCCTTCGCGATTGCAGCCCCTGACAGCTCGACCGCCGCGGTGACGGGTATCCTGGCGGCCTCGGTGGTCGAACGCATCGAGACGGCGCACCTGTCGGCGCCGTTGCTGTCACCAGTCCTGATCACGCTCGGCCTGTCGACGATGCTGACAGGCTTGGTGCTGTGTGGGCTGGGCCTGACGCGGCTTGGCCGCGCCATCCGCTACGTGCCTTATCCGGTGGTCGGCGGCTTCCTGGGCGCAACCGGACTTCTCATCGTCATGGGTGCGGTCCGGGTGATCACCGACCACCCGCTGCAACTGGCGACACTGTCGCACTTCGCCAACCGCACCATCCTGCTGGAGCTAGGTGCCGCCTGCGCGATGGCGCTGGTGCTGTATCTCACCTGGCACCGCTCGCGCAGCCCGTTCGGACTGCCGATCATCCTGGTCGGCGGCGTGCTCACCGCGCATCTGGCGTTCTGGATCACCGGCGTCTCCTCCGATGAGGCGCGCACATTGGGCTGGACCTTTCAGTCCCCACCGCAAGCGGTCTTCGTGCTGCCCTGGCACACCGACGATCTCGCCCGCTATCCCTGGTTTGCCATACCGGACCTGCTCGGCAACGTCGTCGCGGTCATCTTCGTCACGGCCTCCAGCACGCTGTTCAACACCACCGGCATCGAGGTGGCCACGCATCGCGAAGCCAATCTGGAGTGTGAGCTGAACGTTACGGGCGCCGCCAATATTCTGACCGGCATGCTGGGCGGCTACCCCGGCTGCAGCTCGACCAGCCGCTCGATGCTTAATTTCTCCAGCGGCGGCCGCGGGCGCCTGTCCGGCCTCACTGCCGCAGCGCTGTCGCTGCTGGTGCTCGCCGTCGCACCCGAGCTGCTCGGCTTCATCCCCAAATTCGTGCTCGGCGGCCTGTTGCTCTATCTCGGCGCCGACCAGCTGCACAAATGGATCATCGAGTCGCGCAAGCGGCTGTCGAAGCTCGAATATCTGTCGCTGATCGCCATCATCGCGATCATCGTCGCCTGGGGCTTTGTGCCGGGCATCCTGATCGGCGTCATCATCGGCTGCGCGACGTTTGCGTTCAGCGCCGCACGGGTGGAGTCGATCAAGTACAGTTTTGACGGCTCGGAGTACCGCTCCTCGCTCGACCGCTCGCGCGACGATCAGGACGTGCTGCTGGCCCATGGCGGCAAGATCCAGGGCCTCAATCTCCAGAGCTATCTGTTCTTCGGCTCCGCCAACCGGCTCTACCAGCACGTCAAGCAGCTGCTGCAGGAACGCCCCGAATGCCGCTATCTGCTGTTCGACTTCAAGCTCGTCACTGGCGTCGATTCATCGGCCGCCTATAGCTTCGCCCAGATCAAGCGTAGCGCCGGCGATCTCGGCGTCGAGCTGATCCTGGTGCATCTGTCGGCCACGGCCGAGAAGGTGCTGCGCTCCAGCGACTTCGTCGGCGAGGGCGTCACCATCATCCCCGAACTCGATCGCGCGCTGGAATGGTGCGAGAACGAGCTCATCGCGCAGCATCAGGAGCTGGCGCAGGAAGAAGCCAGCCTGCGCGACTGGTTCACGCGCATGCTCGGCAGCGAGGACGGCGCCGACGAGCTGATCCGCCGCTGCCAGCGCATCGAGGTCGAAGCCGGCGAGGTCATCGTGCAAGCCGGCGACCCCGCCGATTCCATGCATTTCATCCTCGAGGGCCGCGTCGGCATCATGATTCCGGCCGACGACGACCGCAGCACGCGCGTGCGCAGCCTCGGCCGTTACACCACGATCGGCGAGATGGGGTTGGTGTCACAGACACCGCGCAGCGCCACCATCCAGGCCGAGGTCGAGAGCGTGCTCTACGTGCTGAACACGCACCAGTTCGAAGCCATCAAGACCGAGGATCCTGCGCTCAGCCACAAGCTGCTGACCTATTTCATATCGGTGATGGCGGAGCGGCTGACCTTTGCGAACCGGACGATCGCGGTGCTGAGGCGGTAA
- a CDS encoding NAD-dependent succinate-semialdehyde dehydrogenase: MTPTAAARAQHATSNLRDRLKDPSLLKEACYIDGAWVGSPVFAVNNPATGVELAKVPQLSADDATRAVEAAERAFPAWAKHTAKQRSNILRKWFELIIANREDLALILTSEQGKPLAEALGEVDIGGAYVEFFAEEARRVYGETIPTQRPDARLLAIKQPIGVCGAITPWNFPNSMITRKVSPALAAGCTVVLKPANETPLSALALAALAEKAGVPKGVFNIVTGDAAPIGKVLCEHPAVRFVGFTGSTAVGKILYRQASVGVKRLGLELGGNAPFVVFDDADIDAAVEGAIVSKYRNMGQTCVCANRLYAQDKIYDEFVQKLSKKVAAMKIGDGTETGVTQGPLINLKAVDKVERHIADAVKRGAKVVTGGKRSELGRSFFEPTVLSDVKPDSLVAQEETFGPLAPVIRFKDEADVIAMCNASPFGLASYFYSRDLGRVWRVAEALESGMVGVNTGLITTEVAPFGGVKESGLGREGSHHGMEEYVEIKYVMMAGV, from the coding sequence ATGACCCCGACCGCCGCCGCACGTGCTCAGCACGCCACGTCCAATCTGCGCGACCGGTTGAAGGACCCGTCGCTTCTGAAGGAGGCCTGCTACATCGACGGCGCCTGGGTCGGCTCGCCGGTCTTCGCCGTCAACAATCCAGCGACCGGCGTCGAGCTCGCAAAGGTTCCGCAGCTTTCGGCCGATGACGCCACCAGGGCGGTGGAAGCGGCCGAGCGCGCCTTTCCGGCCTGGGCCAAGCACACCGCGAAGCAGCGCTCCAATATCTTGCGCAAATGGTTCGAGCTGATCATCGCCAACCGCGAGGACCTCGCGCTGATCCTCACCTCCGAGCAGGGCAAGCCGCTTGCCGAAGCCCTCGGCGAAGTCGACATCGGCGGCGCCTATGTCGAATTTTTCGCCGAGGAGGCCCGCCGCGTCTATGGCGAGACCATCCCGACGCAGCGGCCGGATGCGCGCTTGCTCGCGATCAAGCAGCCGATCGGCGTCTGTGGCGCGATCACGCCGTGGAATTTCCCGAACTCGATGATCACGCGAAAGGTTTCGCCGGCGCTTGCGGCCGGCTGCACCGTGGTGCTGAAGCCCGCCAATGAAACGCCGCTCTCGGCCCTGGCGCTGGCCGCGCTCGCGGAGAAAGCCGGCGTGCCGAAGGGGGTGTTCAACATCGTCACCGGCGATGCAGCGCCGATCGGCAAGGTGCTGTGCGAGCATCCGGCCGTGCGTTTCGTCGGCTTCACCGGCTCGACGGCGGTCGGCAAGATTCTCTACCGGCAGGCCTCCGTCGGCGTGAAGCGGCTCGGCCTCGAGCTCGGCGGCAACGCGCCGTTCGTGGTGTTCGACGACGCCGATATCGATGCGGCTGTCGAAGGCGCGATCGTCTCGAAATACCGCAACATGGGCCAGACCTGCGTCTGCGCCAACCGCCTCTACGCCCAGGACAAGATCTACGACGAGTTCGTGCAGAAGCTGTCGAAGAAGGTCGCGGCGATGAAGATCGGCGACGGCACGGAAACCGGCGTCACGCAGGGCCCGCTGATCAATTTGAAAGCGGTCGACAAGGTCGAGCGCCACATTGCGGACGCCGTGAAGCGCGGCGCCAAGGTTGTCACCGGCGGCAAGCGCAGCGAGCTCGGACGCTCGTTCTTCGAGCCGACGGTGCTCTCCGACGTCAAGCCGGACTCGCTGGTGGCGCAGGAGGAAACCTTCGGCCCGCTCGCACCGGTGATCCGCTTCAAGGACGAGGCCGACGTGATCGCGATGTGCAACGCCTCGCCGTTCGGTCTCGCCTCCTACTTCTACTCCCGCGATCTCGGCCGCGTATGGCGAGTCGCCGAGGCGCTGGAATCCGGCATGGTCGGCGTCAACACCGGCCTGATCACGACCGAAGTCGCACCCTTCGGCGGCGTCAAGGAGAGCGGCCTCGGCCGCGAAGGCTCGCATCACGGCATGGAAGAATATGTCGAGATCAAATACGTGATGATGGCGGGGGTGTAG
- a CDS encoding serine hydrolase, translated as MQGKAEIEQILRQKSEAGEIPGVVAIAASGTDVLYQGAFGKRDLSKPDAMTADSVFWIASMTKAVTSAGAMQLVEQGKLSLDAPIGEVLPDLAKPQVLEGFDAKGEAKLRPAKGPITLRQLMTHTAGFAYNMWNGDLAVYLDKNGVPAITTCQNAALKTPIMTDPGTRWEYGTNIDFVGKAVEAVSGKRLDAYLRDNLFAPLGMSDTAFKITADMRKRLVGMHARGEDGQLAAIPFELEQEPEFHMGGGGLYSTAADYIKFTQMILNKGRGNGNQVLKAETIATMGQNHIGDLAMGKMTTAAPMYTNDVDLYPEQVKKWGLSFMINTAKTAEGRSAGSLAWAGLANTYYWIDPARDVTGVILMQLLPFADAKCLEAFAGFERGVYAGLDAGSGQKAA; from the coding sequence ATGCAAGGCAAAGCTGAGATCGAGCAGATTCTGCGCCAGAAGAGCGAAGCCGGGGAGATACCCGGCGTCGTCGCCATCGCCGCCAGCGGTACCGACGTGCTGTATCAGGGCGCGTTCGGCAAACGCGACCTGTCCAAGCCGGATGCGATGACCGCCGACAGCGTGTTCTGGATCGCATCGATGACGAAGGCGGTGACATCGGCGGGCGCGATGCAGCTCGTCGAGCAAGGCAAGCTGTCGCTGGATGCGCCGATCGGCGAGGTGTTGCCCGATCTCGCCAAGCCGCAGGTGCTCGAAGGTTTCGATGCCAAGGGCGAAGCCAAGCTGCGGCCGGCCAAGGGACCGATCACACTGCGCCAGCTCATGACCCACACGGCCGGCTTTGCCTACAACATGTGGAACGGCGATCTCGCGGTCTATCTGGACAAGAACGGCGTCCCCGCCATCACCACCTGCCAGAACGCGGCGTTGAAGACGCCCATCATGACCGACCCCGGCACGCGCTGGGAATACGGCACCAACATCGATTTCGTCGGCAAGGCCGTGGAAGCCGTCAGCGGCAAACGCCTCGATGCCTATCTGCGCGACAATCTGTTCGCACCGCTCGGCATGAGCGATACCGCTTTCAAGATCACCGCCGACATGCGCAAGCGCCTGGTCGGCATGCATGCGCGCGGCGAGGATGGCCAGCTCGCTGCGATTCCGTTCGAGCTTGAGCAGGAGCCGGAATTCCACATGGGTGGCGGCGGCCTTTATTCGACCGCGGCCGACTACATCAAATTCACTCAGATGATCCTGAACAAGGGTCGCGGCAACGGCAATCAGGTTCTGAAGGCCGAGACCATCGCGACGATGGGGCAGAACCACATCGGCGATCTCGCCATGGGCAAGATGACCACGGCGGCGCCGATGTACACCAATGACGTCGATCTCTATCCGGAGCAGGTGAAGAAGTGGGGCCTCAGCTTCATGATCAACACCGCCAAGACCGCCGAGGGCCGCAGCGCGGGCAGCCTCGCCTGGGCGGGCCTCGCCAACACCTACTACTGGATCGACCCGGCGCGCGACGTCACCGGCGTGATCCTGATGCAGCTGCTGCCGTTCGCCGACGCAAAATGTCTCGAGGCTTTTGCTGGCTTCGAGCGCGGCGTCTATGCTGGGCTCGATGCCGGCAGCGGGCAGAAAGCGGCCTGA